The genomic stretch CATCCGGGTCGCGGCGCTGAGGAACGCCGCCTGCTGCTGGTCGGTCGGGTAGCGCGCGGTGCCCGTCGAGAAGTCGGTGAGCGCGAACTCGGTCAGCCAGACGGGCTTGTGGTAGCGGTCGTACACGGCCTGGAGGTAGGAGCGCAGCTGGTCGACGGCCTCAGCGGTGGTGAAGTCCCCGCCGTACCAGTGCAGGGCGACGAAGTCGACGCGGTAGCCCTTCTGCCGGGCGCCGGTCATGAAGCGGTCCAGCCAGCCGCCGGGGGTGTCGCCCCCGTACGCGACGGCCGGGCTGCCGAGCACCGTGCCGGCCGACTCCAGCGCCGGCCAGAGCGACAGCGCCTGGTCCACCGTCATGTTCGACTGCCCGGCCATGTCCGGCTCGTTGAAGCCGAGCAGGTACGGGCCCGCCTGCTTCGCCTGGGCGAGGGCGGCCGGGGTCGCGCTGTCCGCGCCCCAGACCATCGGGACGAAGCCCGGCCCGGAGACGCCCGCGTGCGTGGTGGACCAGGTGTAGTACCAGCCGGCGCCGGACCGGGCGAGCGCGGTGTCGACGCCGTCGAAGCCCCACACGCCCACGCCCTTGCGGGAGGAGGCCGCCGGCGGCGGTGCCGTCGCGGCCCGCACCGGGGCGTGGGTGGCGGGCCGGCCCGCCGCGGGGCGGTCGGGGCGGGCCTCGGCGTGCGGGCGGCCGGGACGCCGGAGGTGGCAGGGGTGGCAGGGGTGGCGGGGGTGGCGGGGGCGGTGGGGGCGGCGGTCCGCGCCGTTGCCGCGGGCCCGGGGCCGTCGTGGCCCGGGTCGGCGGCGCGGCGTGCGCGGCCGGCGCC from Actinacidiphila yeochonensis CN732 encodes the following:
- a CDS encoding glycoside hydrolase family protein, yielding MRAATAPPPAASSRKGVGVWGFDGVDTALARSGAGWYYTWSTTHAGVSGPGFVPMVWGADSATPAALAQAKQAGPYLLGFNEPDMAGQSNMTVDQALSLWPALESAGTVLGSPAVAYGGDTPGGWLDRFMTGARQKGYRVDFVALHWYGGDFTTAEAVDQLRSYLQAVYDRYHKPVWLTEFALTDFSTGTARYPTDQQQAAFLSAATRMLDGLPYLQRYAWFWLPAKDDGPSTGLFRSGPAETPEGRAFEAAR